One genomic segment of Panicum virgatum strain AP13 chromosome 2N, P.virgatum_v5, whole genome shotgun sequence includes these proteins:
- the LOC120660377 gene encoding biogenesis of lysosome-related organelles complex 1 subunit 1-like isoform X2 gives MDGVKPPAASRKQDLEEALLQIVHRQSLRQRQLTERAKEDALRSAARVADVLVDAVDGGVQELFVNEKRIELEARALLGTIARYRRQTDQWLAATNEINSVLKSHVLPQRRCQHMIPPVGTSSQAVP, from the exons ATGGACGGAGTCaagccaccggcggcgagtaGGAAGCAGGATCTGGAAGAGGCGCTTCTCCAGATCGTGCACCGCCAATCCCTCCGCCAACGCCAACTGACCg agAGAGCCAAGGAGGACGCCCTGAGAAGCGCGGCGCGGGTCGCTGATGTGCTCGTGGACGCGGTCGACGGCGGGGTGCAGGAGCTCTTCGTCAACGAGAAGCGGATTGAGCTCGAGGCCCGCGCGCTGCTCGGGACCATCGCGCGCTACAGGCGGCAGACTGATCAGTGGCTGGCCGCCACCAACGAGATCAACTCGGTATTGAAG AGTCACGTGCTGCCACAGCGACGATGTCAGCACATGATACCACCTGTGGGCACATCCTCTCAAGCCGTGCCTTGA
- the LOC120660377 gene encoding biogenesis of lysosome-related organelles complex 1 subunit 1-like isoform X1, producing MDGVKPPAASRKQDLEEALLQIVHRQSLRQRQLTERAKEDALRSAARVADVLVDAVDGGVQELFVNEKRIELEARALLGTIARYRRQTDQWLAATNEINSVLKEIGDFENWMKIMDFDCKSINAAIRNIHQS from the exons ATGGACGGAGTCaagccaccggcggcgagtaGGAAGCAGGATCTGGAAGAGGCGCTTCTCCAGATCGTGCACCGCCAATCCCTCCGCCAACGCCAACTGACCg agAGAGCCAAGGAGGACGCCCTGAGAAGCGCGGCGCGGGTCGCTGATGTGCTCGTGGACGCGGTCGACGGCGGGGTGCAGGAGCTCTTCGTCAACGAGAAGCGGATTGAGCTCGAGGCCCGCGCGCTGCTCGGGACCATCGCGCGCTACAGGCGGCAGACTGATCAGTGGCTGGCCGCCACCAACGAGATCAACTCGGTATTGAAG GAAATTGGAGATTTCGAGAACTGGATGAAGATCATGGACTTTGACTGTAAAAGTATCAATGCAGCCATACGCAACATTCATCAGTCATGA